In one Candidatus Zixiibacteriota bacterium genomic region, the following are encoded:
- a CDS encoding dockerin type I domain-containing protein: MKDIWRLTVSCFVAVIIMVAAGTATEPFISVDHVDGLNACGQIDPGAVVKFHIRITSDEFVHMAINNGYKLCGNEVNWTTLSGEMNPIYPWDLDPLVSFPPFFDYGMFIVVFGDGQGCDTIGFAGVAGQLGTGLPAGFDDIAYTITAGPFSGTPGAQVVLDSSFFPPAGTWLWDITPNVGWGGPYTYRFGECPGPQLYTFLEQDPIILKDLADRVLRVYVAGEDVAGIDLSSVVVQGKIPPYTVARIEGDLLVTDVFMFRFLSTWRPISSDVQGAYSISYNVNGETKTLFGDMNLQIYPADLNFDGVEDVNDITFLVDYMFRGGNAPMLEEALDVNRDGYVDARDLRELVQFIY, translated from the coding sequence ATGAAGGATATATGGCGACTGACAGTGTCCTGTTTTGTGGCTGTCATTATTATGGTTGCTGCGGGCACGGCGACCGAACCGTTTATTTCAGTGGATCATGTCGATGGCCTGAATGCCTGCGGTCAGATTGATCCCGGAGCGGTGGTGAAATTCCATATCAGGATTACCTCGGATGAATTTGTGCATATGGCCATTAACAACGGCTATAAGCTTTGCGGAAATGAGGTGAACTGGACGACTTTAAGCGGCGAGATGAATCCTATTTATCCATGGGATTTGGACCCCCTTGTCTCGTTTCCCCCGTTTTTTGATTACGGTATGTTTATTGTTGTGTTTGGTGATGGTCAGGGGTGCGATACCATCGGTTTCGCCGGCGTGGCCGGTCAACTCGGTACTGGTCTCCCGGCGGGGTTTGATGACATTGCCTACACGATTACGGCCGGGCCGTTCAGTGGAACTCCTGGAGCACAGGTAGTATTGGATTCCAGTTTCTTCCCGCCGGCCGGCACATGGCTCTGGGATATCACCCCGAATGTGGGCTGGGGCGGACCTTACACCTACAGGTTCGGAGAATGCCCCGGACCGCAACTGTATACATTCCTTGAGCAAGACCCCATTATTCTCAAGGATCTGGCCGATCGGGTGCTGAGAGTGTATGTTGCCGGTGAAGATGTGGCGGGGATTGATTTGAGTTCAGTTGTTGTGCAGGGGAAAATCCCGCCGTATACCGTCGCCCGAATCGAAGGCGACCTGCTTGTGACCGATGTATTCATGTTCCGCTTCCTGTCGACTTGGCGGCCTATCTCGTCTGATGTCCAGGGGGCCTATTCTATCAGCTACAATGTCAATGGGGAAACGAAGACCCTGTTCGGAGACATGAACCTTCAGATTTATCCCGCTGACCTGAACTTTGACGGTGTCGAAGATGTTAACGACATCACTTTCCTGGTTGACTACATGTTCAGGGGCGGCAACGCACCTATGCTGGAGGAAGCTCTGGATGTCAACCGCGACGGTTATGTGGATGCGAGGGACCTTCGCGAACTGGTTCAATTCATATATTAG